CGACCTCTTCGCGTGGATGGGCCTCCCGGCCCCGCAGCACAAGGAGCGCGAGCCCGCCAACGAGAGCCCCGGCGAGGAGCCCGAGATCGGCGCCGAGCTGTTGCAGCGGCTCCACGAGCACTTCGCACCGAGGGACCAGGCCCTGCGCGAGCTCCTCGGGCGCTCGCTCCCCTGGGACGACACCCGACACGAGGGAGCACGATGAACCAGCAGCCCGAGCAGGTCCGCTTCAACGTCCCGTCCCTCGAGGGACGCGAGCTGGAGCACGTCGAGGCCGCGATGCGCAGCGGTCACACCTCGTCGGGCGGGCCGTTCTCCCAGGCAGCGGGCGAGATCATCCGCGAGGAGACCGGCGGGGCGGGGGTCCTGCTCACCACCTCGTGCACGGCCGCGCTCGAGCTGAGCGCCATGCTCCTGGACCTCCAGCCCGGTGACACCGTCATCGTGCCGTCGTTCACGTTCGTCACCACGGCGCTGGCCTTCGCACGCCAGGGCGCCAAGGTGCTGTTCTGCGACGTCGAGCCCGAGACCCTCGCCGTCGACCCTGCCCACGTCGCCGAGCTCATGGACGACTCGGTGCGGGCGGTCGTGCTGGTCCACTACGCCGGCGTGGCCGGGGACGTCTCCGGGCTGTCCGACGTGATGGCCTCGCGGCCCGAGGTGGCCCTCGTCGAGGACGCCGCGCACGGGCTGTTCGGGGGCTGGAAGGGTCACCCGCTGGGCAGCCTCGGCCGGTTCTCGACCTTCAGCTTCCACGAGACCAAGAACATCGTCTGCGGCGAGGGCGGCGCGCTCGTGGTCAACGACCCGGCCGACCTCGACCGCGCCTGGGTGCTCTACGACAAGGGCACCAACCGCCGCGCGTTCATGGAGGGCCAGGTCGACAAGTACTCCTGGCGTGACACCGGGTCGTCCTTCGGCCTGTCCGACACCCTCGCCGGTCACCTCCTCGGCCAGCTCGAGGCCCGGGAGACCATCCAGGCCAAGCGCCGCCGCGTGCACGAGAGGTACGTCGACCTGCTGGCCGAGCCGTGCGAGGAGCTCGGGGTGCGCCTGCCCGTCGTACCCCCGGCGAGCGACCCGGCCTACCACCTGTTCCACCTGCTCCTCCCCGACGCCGCCACCCGCAACCGGGTGATGCAGGAGATGCGCGAGGAGGGCGTGCAGGCGACGTTCCACTACGTGCCGCTGCACGACTCCGAGGGCGGACGCCGCTTCGCGGCACGGCCGACCGAGTGCCCGGTGACGACCGACGTGAGCAGCCGGCTGCTGCGGCTGCCGTTCCACAACAACCTCACCGACGCCGAGGCCGAGCGGGTCACCGAGGTGCTGCTGCGCGCCTTGCGCCGCTGA
This genomic window from Nocardioides marmoribigeumensis contains:
- the rffA gene encoding dTDP-4-amino-4,6-dideoxygalactose transaminase; protein product: MNQQPEQVRFNVPSLEGRELEHVEAAMRSGHTSSGGPFSQAAGEIIREETGGAGVLLTTSCTAALELSAMLLDLQPGDTVIVPSFTFVTTALAFARQGAKVLFCDVEPETLAVDPAHVAELMDDSVRAVVLVHYAGVAGDVSGLSDVMASRPEVALVEDAAHGLFGGWKGHPLGSLGRFSTFSFHETKNIVCGEGGALVVNDPADLDRAWVLYDKGTNRRAFMEGQVDKYSWRDTGSSFGLSDTLAGHLLGQLEARETIQAKRRRVHERYVDLLAEPCEELGVRLPVVPPASDPAYHLFHLLLPDAATRNRVMQEMREEGVQATFHYVPLHDSEGGRRFAARPTECPVTTDVSSRLLRLPFHNNLTDAEAERVTEVLLRALRR